TGGTAAACAGCTAAACCACAATTGACACATTAGACTTGAACGGTTTGAATCAGGAAATCTTAATGATGAATTTGGCACATATAGTTTCCTCAGGCATCATCAAACATCCTTGATAATGTCAAATTCTTTCTCAGGACTTCCCCCACGTTTCTGTATCCTTCAACTTCTTTATCAAGTCATTTTGGAGCTATGAAACTCTATTGCTGAATTTTCTGACAGATTTAAGCAGAGCTTCCTTCATCTCTCTGTTTCTCAAACCGTATATGAGGGGGTTTAGCATGGGAGTCAGGATGGTGTAGAACAGAGAGAGGGTTTTGCGTAGTCTTTTCAGTGTTTCTGTTTCAGGTACTATATAGGCAAGGAATAATGATCCATAGAAGAGTGTCACCACAATTAGATGAGAAGAGCAAGTGGTGAAGGTCTTCCACTGGGCAGCTTTACACTTAATTTGTAAGACAGTGAAAATAATAAAGGCATAGGATGCCAAAGTTAGTAGGAAAGGGGGACCTGTTCCTATCACTCCTAAAATAAATGTTGCAAGTTTTACGAGATAAGCATTGTTACAGGAGAGATTTGCCACTGGATATACATCACAAAAGAAATGATCAATTTCATTGGGCCCACAGAATGTGAGCTTTAGCATAAGTAAAGTGACAATAGTGTTGGTCAACAAGCCACACATCCAAGAAGTGATCACCAGTCGGATGCAGAAGCTACCATTCATGATGGATGTGTAGTGCAGAGGTTTGCATATTGACAAATACCGATCATAGGACATCATTGCCAGAAGATAGCATTCTGTGGCTGCCAAGAAACCAAAGAGATAGTATTGTGTGATACATCCCGTAATGGATATGGACCTATCCCCAGTAAGGAAACTGGCCAGCATCCTGGGGAGGATGGTTGAAATGTAGCAAGTCTCCAAGAAGGACAGGTTCATGATGAAGAAATACATGGGAGTTTGAAGATGCTGGTCAACCACAACCAGAAAAATAATCAGGAAGTTCATGACTAGAGATAAAGCATAGACTGCAAGCAACAATATGAACAGGAGAATTCGCAGTTCAAGTAGATTGCCAAATCCCAGAAGGATGAATGCTGAAGGACTTGATTGATTTCCTCCCACTGCTGTTTGCTGGTGATGACTGACAACATCATtctaaaacacaatttaaaaaaattagcaaACTAATGTTGCcacatttgtatttgtatttaaagAGATATCTGCATCTCCACAATGGCTTTGGGAAGGGAAGATCTGTGGTGGAGAAGCAGCTGGAAAGAAGGGTGCTGGACCTTTTCCTACCCGCTCCTTTCTCATGTTTCCTCCCCCAACCCAATCATGATCACAGCTTCTTGGATTTGAAACCCATGCTATTTCTCTTCCCAATAGTGACAGAAATGGAATCATGAGAATAAGATTGGGGAATCCCATACATATTATATGTATGGGATATTGCTTTGTATGTCCCCCCAATAAAGAAATCTAACACAACAGAGAAtctcagaactgtagagttgggagttaCCTTAAAGTCCACACCCCTAACTAGTATGGAATAatggattttgtttattttttgcaaagggtgtttaaggagataacagaaatcactgggttaaagctgaccaaaagtccagaggtagcattattatcaatttacgatggggtggaacgTTCACAAGCTATGAAGGACTtcctcacaaatttattgacagctgcatgaattattATAGTCAGAAAGTGGAAGGAGCAAactgaatataaaatggaagaatggtataaagaagtGTGGGATATACGGTAGGTATTAATGATGAATTAACATGTaccattaaggtaagacagggaatatgcaggagaaatggttttaaggagatatggagggtgtttgaataatttgtactgttaaaacggaaaggggtcaagccattgcaagaggtgttgaaattttgggaggttggatagttacaatggaatggtctcggtggtggggtgcacatttttattcttatttatttatcattattattttactactactactactaataataataattctacacCCCTAACAGTACAGAATACTGGACTAACTTCTGTGATATAACTATGCAGATGTTTGAAGACACCCATCACATCTCTATTTCCAAACATGGCCTTTGTGTGGTGTGCTGATTCTATTATTGGTGTTCAatgcaattcttcctaatatgATTTCTAcagctgcagtctgaaatggAATTAAATGGGTTAGAGGACACACATTTGTAGCCCTAGTCCAGTGCAATGCTTCAGCTATATGGAAGCCCATATGCAGGGCACTGGTATAGGTTAAACACTCCAAGAACCTGATCACATGAAAGAAACTTGCTGACCATAGAAAGGGGGGCTGTTCTAAAGCACATCATAGCAATAAATCTGATGTAGACAATGTGTTGTCCACCAGaggtttggggctacaattcttATCAGCCCCATTTAGATATGGAGGAGAAAATTGATTTTAAcgagaaactacctaattcaattttttaaaaacacacacacacacaacaaaaacacaACTGTCCTTCAAAGTTCACACTTCTCCATATTTTGCAATATGGTTCTCATGTTCTCATACCAAgtaatacagtatattaaaaggAAAGTGTCATGGTAATGcaaaaatgagcatctttgttaAAACTGCATTCattcctcaccccccccacctccgAAAGAtatgtttctagaaaaatattAAAGAAATGTCATgataaaaaatcacaaattgctatggaaatgttgagaactaaatttaagagtataaaaatgaaaaaccaagagaaactgaaatggaaagaCTCATGTATCCCTCACCCCTGTACAtatggccaagggtcagggataatgagagttgtggtccacaatatctggagagccccaCATGATCTATTCCTACGCTACAGGAAAATATGAAGGATGAAAGGACCTGAAAGTGAGATTGCTGGATACAGTTGAAGGAgatagagagggtgtgtgtgtgtgtttagtggtGACTGGACATttgcttcctccccttcctcactACAGAGAGCAAAAATATTCCAATTTAAAAAATGATCCACACAATCTCATCCTTCTATGGAGTTTTATGGTTAATTATCCAGGATATTTCATGTGAAgtgattaataaatgaaatgggaggggagagagaaaagtagcTGAACCAATACCTTGATTGTTGTAAAAattatcaatatttttattacaCTAGCTTAGGAAACATTCTCCAATCCCAAAGTAAACTACATCTAGattttgatttttcttccagAACAGTCTCACGGAATCAAACAAGGTAGCTCCAGATCCTTATTACCTATATTAAGTGAACAGAATTCTGGGTAAAAATCAGCAGCTTGGAAACTTCATTGATTGTGAGATTCCAAATGAAGATGAAGAATGTAACTGTCAAAACTACAAACTCAGTTGAGCCAGAACTGCAGTACATTCAAAATATTCAAATGTCATGAAATATTATTTAAACTATGAGTACCTAGCATTGGATTGAGAAATCCAACATGTTATCCCCGGTCGTCTGAAGAGTCTAAAATTGATCTGTCCAGTAAAAGATGGCTTTTCATACATTGTATGCATGTTTTCCTAATAAACCTTGTGACTGACCTATAAAGAGGAAGGCAACTTAAATAAATGCAATTGATCTGAACCAGTGCGTttttccagggggtactcaaaACTATGctgtactggcacctctttttgttgttgataaGTGTGACACTTAcagtaacaatttcatggtgagtaccagcacctatttttctagaaaaaataacaTTCAATTTTTGAACAATCTAAACAGAAATCAGATCAGACTTACTAAACCCACCTTTCACAGTTCACCATGAAATTGATAAGAGTTGCCATGAGTTTGAAATGGTATCTGTACACACCTGATAGAAGTATGGTGCCTATATAAACCATATTAAATTCTCATGAAATAAAAAACCCTGTTCCAAGGATAGCACAT
The window above is part of the Zootoca vivipara chromosome 13, rZooViv1.1, whole genome shotgun sequence genome. Proteins encoded here:
- the LOC132591122 gene encoding olfactory receptor 11L1-like, coding for MNFLIIFLVVVDQHLQTPMYFFIMNLSFLETCYISTILPRMLASFLTGDRSISITGCITQYYLFGFLAATECYLLAMMSYDRYLSICKPLHYTSIMNGSFCIRLVITSWMCGLLTNTIVTLLMLKLTFCGPNEIDHFFCDVYPVANLSCNNAYLVKLATFILGVIGTGPPFLLTLASYAFIIFTVLQIKCKAAQWKTFTTCSSHLIVVTLFYGSLFLAYIVPETETLKRLRKTLSLFYTILTPMLNPLIYGLRNREMKEALLKSVRKFSNRVS